A section of the Meiothermus cerbereus DSM 11376 genome encodes:
- a CDS encoding DUF4007 family protein, protein MATNQAQSLNHNSLERFGFSGHETFPFRYGWLKKAVDAVTKNKFLFSTEQALVELGVGKNMVQSIRHWGLATQVLLEGEGRSLEVSPIGWRLFKEWDPHLENPASLWLIHWLLVNNPAKAGVWHLAFTRFTQPDLTKGQLLTFLLDFKERQGLRVQELSLRRDIDCFLRTYQSRADGKGPLEDSFDCPLTELGLLSPLKDGEGYRFAIGPKPTLPAEIVGYALLEYMRRIRSGRNSISFAECLYGLGSPGQVFKLDENSLVEYLEDLETASEGALELDDTAGLKQLYRRRDFDGMELLQRYYGTRI, encoded by the coding sequence ATGGCCACAAACCAGGCTCAGTCTTTAAACCACAATTCCCTCGAGCGCTTCGGATTTTCAGGTCACGAAACCTTTCCCTTTCGCTATGGTTGGCTCAAAAAGGCTGTAGACGCAGTAACCAAAAATAAGTTCCTGTTTAGCACCGAGCAGGCCTTGGTTGAGCTGGGTGTAGGAAAGAACATGGTGCAAAGTATTCGCCACTGGGGGCTGGCTACCCAGGTGTTATTGGAGGGCGAGGGCCGAAGCCTGGAGGTCTCCCCCATAGGTTGGCGGCTCTTTAAGGAATGGGACCCTCACTTGGAAAACCCGGCCTCCCTTTGGTTAATCCATTGGCTGCTGGTCAACAACCCTGCTAAGGCTGGGGTATGGCATCTGGCTTTTACACGCTTTACGCAGCCCGACCTTACTAAGGGGCAGCTCCTAACCTTTTTGCTAGACTTCAAAGAACGTCAAGGGCTGCGGGTGCAAGAGCTGAGTTTGCGACGAGACATAGACTGCTTTTTGCGCACCTATCAGTCCAGGGCTGATGGCAAGGGGCCTTTAGAAGACTCTTTCGACTGCCCCTTGACCGAACTCGGGCTGCTTTCACCACTCAAAGATGGTGAGGGCTATCGTTTTGCTATTGGGCCTAAGCCAACCCTACCTGCCGAGATTGTAGGTTATGCTTTGCTTGAGTATATGCGGCGCATTCGTTCTGGGAGGAATAGCATCTCCTTTGCCGAGTGCCTTTATGGTTTGGGAAGTCCGGGGCAGGTGTTCAAGCTAGACGAAAATTCACTGGTTGAGTACCTGGAGGACTTGGAGACTGCCAGCGAGGGGGCTTTAGAGCTCGATGATACCGCAGGGCTCAAGCAACTTTACCGCCGTCGAGACTTTGACGGAATGGAGCTTCTACAACGCTATTACGGGACTCGCATATGA